TTCTGTTCTGACTCAAACTGCTGATGATTATCCCTTTGCAGAAGAGCGCCGCCTGTTTTACGTTGCACTGACCAGAGCTAGAGAGAAAGTATGGGTGAGTTACGAAACCCATGAATCCGAATTTGTCGAAGAGCTGATATCCGCTAATTATCCTATACTCAAGAAGAGATAGCGAAGGAGTGTGAGGATATGACCGGACAAGTTCAGCTTGAGCATGGCTCAATCAGTTACATTGAATATCCGGCAGCGGATTTTGAACGTACAAAAGCCTTTTTTGCCGCGGTATTTGACTGGAAGTTTACCGACTATGGTGACGAGTACACCTCGTTTCATGCTAAGGGATTAATGGGAGGATTCTTTCTTTCAGAGGGTGCCAGTGTTCAGGAGCACGGTGGTGCGCTACTGGTGTTTTACAGCGACAACCTTGAAGGTACTTTGAATAAAGTGATAGAAGCGGGTGGCGTTATCAGCCGCGAAATTTTCCCGTTCCCAGGGGGACGCAGATTC
This genomic stretch from Vibrio sp. JC009 harbors:
- a CDS encoding VOC family protein, translated to MTGQVQLEHGSISYIEYPAADFERTKAFFAAVFDWKFTDYGDEYTSFHAKGLMGGFFLSEGASVQEHGGALLVFYSDNLEGTLNKVIEAGGVISREIFPFPGGRRFQFLEPSGNEMAVWSDR